A region of the Paraburkholderia flava genome:
TCGAGATGGTAGGCCTTGCAGCTCAGCAGCACGAGATCGTAGGGTCCGTCGATGCTATCGGCCTGCACCGTCTTCACATCGCGCAGCGTCGCGTCGCCGCGCGGACTGCGGATCACGAGACCCGCTTCCTTCAACTGCGCGTCGCGCGCAGGCCGCACGAGAAACGTCACGTCGCGTCCGGCCTGCACGAGACGTCCGCCGAAATAGCCGCCGACCGCGCCGGCTCCCACCACGAGAATACGCATTACGACTCCTTGATCGATCTGTTTGTATTTGTCTGTTCGTGAGCGGTTTGGCGTCTTTGCAGCGCCGCTAGAACCGCAAGCCGGTCACTCTAGCAAGATTCGCTTACACGCACCTGCGGCTGCGCATGAATCCGCGCCGCCGTCAGGGTTACCCTCCGCTGCGTGTGTATGCTCAGTGCGCCGATGCAACGTTTGCCGCATCCCCCGCTTCCCACCCGCCGCCGAGCGACCGATACATCGCAACCGCCGCAAGCGCATGCTCGCGCTGCGCTTCGTTCAGCGACTGCGCGTCGCGCAGATACGCCTCCTGCGCGTCGAGCACGTCGAGGAAACTCGACGCGCCGCCCTTGTACAACGCATTCGACAACCGCAGCGCATCGCTCGACGCAGCCACCGCGCCACCGAGCCGCTGCACCTGCGCCGCACCGCTGACGAGATCGCTGCGCGTGTCCTCGATTTCCTTCAGTGCGAGCAGCATCGTCTGCTGCAGATGCAGCTGCGATTCGCGCATCCGGCTCTCGTTCTCGCCGATGTTCGCGGTGATGCGACCGGCGTTGAAGATCGGACTTGTCGCGCTCAACGCGGCGCTGAACAGGTTGTCGGTCAGCGTCGGCAAACCGAGGTACGACGAGGAGAGCAGGCCGTCGTTGAGGCTCAGCCTGAACTGCGGATAGCGCTGCGCCTTCGCCGCGCCGACTTCGGCCGCGCGCTGTTCGACGCCCGCGTACGCAGTCAGCACGTCGGGGCGGCGCAGCAGTGCTTCGGACGGCAGCGTTTGCGGTACGCCAGCCGGCGGCACGGGCACCTTCACCGCTTGTGCGCCAGTATCGTTCGTCAGCAAGCCATTCACGCTTTCAGGCGTGCTGCCCGACAACACCGCGATCAGGCTCGTCTGATGCTGGATCGTCGATTGCACGCGCGGAATGCGTGACTGCAGTTCTTCGAGCTGATTGCGTGCCCGCGCGACGTCGAGCTGCGTCGACAGGCCGTAGCGCAAACGCTGCTGCGTGAGCGTCAACGCGCGGCTGCGAATCTGCTCGTTTTCGTCGAGGATGCGCAGGTCCGCCTGCGCCCAGCGCAGATCGACATATGCGCTCGCGATGTTCGCCGCAAGTGCGAGCCGCAGATCGCTCAACGCGGATTCGCGGCCGCTCGTCTGTGCGCGTGCTGCGAGCACCGCGAGACGCTCGCCGCCGAACACGTCCGGCGTCCAGCTTGCGGCGAGGCCAAAGCCTGCCTGGCGCACGTAACCGAGTGGCGGCGGCGTGTTCTGGCGAATGTCGGCGGCCTGCGCGTTCGCGTCGAGTTCGGGCAGCAGCGCGGCGCCGCGCTGCGTCTCGATCGACTGCGCCTGCTTCACGCGTTCCACGGCCGCCTTCACGTCGAGGTTGCCGTCGAGCGCGGACTGGATCAGTTGATGCATCACAGGGTCGCCGAATTGCGTCCACCATGCGTCGGCGTCCGTCGTGCTGGTCGTGCTTGCGGGAGCGTCGACGCTCCATGCCGCAGGCGCGACGGTCTTCACTGTCTGCGGCAAATCCGCGTGCTGTGCGGGCGGCACCGCGCACGCGGCGAGCATCGTGAGCGCGACAACGAGAAAGCCGTTGCGGGCAGTGTGATTCAGGATCGATCTCATGGTTTTGTCTTGATGAAGTAGTCTTAGTGCGCTTCGGGAGGCGGCGGACGGTTGCCGAACGAATGCGTGAACAGCACGCTCAGCAGTCCGACGGCGAAACACGCGGCCACCACGTAAAACGTGTCGGAGAATGTGAGCACGAGTGCTTCGCGCATCAGCAGTGCATGCAGCGAACCGAGCCCCGCGTTCGCCGCATTCAGCGCGTCGCCGCCCACCGCCGCGAAATGCGCAGTCTGCGATTGCAGCAGCGATTCGACCACGGGACGCCCTGCTGTGACGTGCTCGTCGAGCCGCGAATAGTGCAGGTTCAACCGGTCGTTGAGCATCGTGCTCGTCACCGCGATGCCGATTGCGCCGCCCAGGTTACGCATCAGATTGAACAGCCCGCTCGCCGACTTGAGCCGCGACGGCGGCAACGAACCGAGCGCCATCGTGACGATCGGAGGCACCGCGAACTGCTGGCCGATCCCTCGCAGCGCCTGCGGAACCAGCAGCTCCTTCCAGCCCCACTGGTTCGTCATCGGCACGTACAGATAGCAACCCACACCGAAGCAGATCAGCCCGAACACCAGCAACCAGCGCATATCGACGAAACGCGCGAGCTGCGAATACGCGACCAGCGCGATCAACTGAAAACAGCCCACCGACAACAGCGCAATACCGATCTGCAGCGAATCGAAACCACGCACGCGCGCGAGAAACAGCGGCGTCAGAAACACCGCGCAAAACAGCCCGATGCCCGTGATGAACGACAACAAGCTACCGATACCGAAGTTGCGAATCGCCAGCGCGCGCAGATCGACGATCGGATCTTTCGCAGTCAGCGCATGCACAAGGAACAGAAAGCCGCAGATCGCCGAGATCCACGCACAGAACAGAATCGCGTGATCGCTGAACCAGTTCTTGCGCGGCCCTTCTTCGAGCACGTATTCGAGGCAGCCGAGAAAACCCGACATCAGCAGGATGCCGAGGTAATCGCCTTTTTTCAGCAGCGACAGGTCCATGTCGTCGAAGTGAACGAAGCGCGGCACCAGCACCGTGACGAGCACGCCGGGCACGAGGTTCAGATAGAACAACCACTGCCACGACCACTGCGACGTGATCCATCCGCCGATCACCGGGCCGATGGTCGGTGCGAGCGACGCGAGCGCGCTGATCGACGTCGATGCGACCAGACGCTGCTTGCCGGGAAACAGCACGAATGCGGTGGTGAACACGGTCGGAATCATCGCGGCGCCGAGCGCGCCTTGCAGGCAGCGAAACAGGATCATCGAGTTGATGTCCCACGCGAGCCCGCACAGCATGCTGGTCACCGTGAAGCCGAGCGCGGACGCGGCAAACACCCAGCGCGTCGAGAACACGCGCGTGAGCCAACCGGACATCGGAATCACGAGAATTTCCGCGATCAGATAGGACGTCTGCACCCACGAGAGCTCGTCCTGGCTCGCGGACAATCCGCCGCCGATGTCCTTCAGCGACGACGCGACGATCTGGATGTCGAGTGTCGCCATGAAGAAGCCCACGCACATCAGCACGAAGGCGAACACTTTCGTGCGCATCGGCAGATCGGCGGGATTGGTGGGTGCGGCGGGAGCGCGGGCGGCGAGGTTGAAAGTAGCGGCGGTCATGATGCGCGCGAGCCCTGGGTTACGAGCGCGCGGACGCGTCGTCGTGCGCGCTGCGGATATGCACGTCGACGTTCGCCGACAGGCCCGGGCGCAGCACGCCCTGCATGTCGCGCGGCACGTCGAGCCGCACGCGCACTGGCACGCGTTGCACGATCTTCGTGAAGTTGCCGGTCGCGTTTTCGGCGGGCAGCACGCTGAATGTCGCGCCCGTTGCCGGTGCGAGACTTTCCACCGTGCCGTGCAGTTCGCGATTCGATGCATCGAGTGACACGTCGACGGAATCGCCCGCGCGCATCTTCTTCAACTGGTCTTCCTTGAAGTTCGCATCGACCCACAGACCGCTCGCCGGCACGACCGTCAGCAGCGACACGCCGGTGTTCGCGAGCAGCCCGACGCGCGCGGTACGGTTGCCGATATAGCCGTCGATCGGCGAGCGGATCGTCGTGTATTCGACGTTCAGCGCAGCGACGCGCTGCGCGGCCTGCGCGGTCGCGACGCGTGCCTGCGCATCGCCGATCTGTGCATCGAGTACCGCGATCTGACGCTGCGCAGCGAGCAGCGCCGCGTTACTGCGGTCCACCGACGCACGCGCCTTCAGCAGATCCGCATCCGCACGCTCGACGACCTGATTCGACACCGCGTCGTCCTTCACGAGCTCGCGATAACGCGTCTGGTCGGATGCGCTGCGCGTCAACTCGGCACCCGACGCACGCACCTGCGCGGACTGCTCGTTGATCGTCGCAAGCTGCAGCGATTTTCTCGCCTGCAATTCGGTCACCGCGGCCTGTGCGCTCGCCACTTCCGCTTCGGCCTGCGCGAGACGCGCGTCGTAGTCGCGCGAGTCGAGCTGGATCAGCACCTGGTTCGCGTGCACGAACTGGTTGTCCTTCACGAGCACGTCGGTGACAAAGCCGTTCACCCTCGGCGCCATCACGGTGACGTCGCCGCCTACATACGCGTCGTCGGTCGATTCGATAAAGCGGCCGACGAACGCCCAGTACGACGCCGCGGCGGCAACCACGACGACCACCGTGACGATCGCCAGCAGCATCCAGGGGATGCGGCGCGGCGGATTGGCGGAACCGGCAGCATCCGGAGCGAGGGTCGATGGAGTAGTGGACATGGTCTCTGTGTGTGCTTATGCACTCTCTAGCGTTAAAAAAAAGCGCGTCGTGCGCCGGGTCTGGATCGATGCAAGCGTTGCAGGCGATGCGTAAAACTAGCTACCGGTCATGTCGAGCAGTTCGCGTCGTAAAGCAGCCGAACGCTGCGTGCCGAAGCGCTGCTCGAACTCGTTCTGCGCGGCACGCCAGTGGTTTTTCGCCGCTTCCAGCCGCGCGTGGCCCGCGTCGGTCAACACCAGCGACAGGAACCGGTGATCCGATGTCGATGCGTCGCTGGCGACGAGCCCGTCACGCTGCAACGGTCGAAGCGCGCGTAATAGCGTCGTGCGGTCCATCACCATCTCGTCGGCGAGCATGCGCATCGTCCGCCAGC
Encoded here:
- a CDS encoding efflux transporter outer membrane subunit, translated to MRSILNHTARNGFLVVALTMLAACAVPPAQHADLPQTVKTVAPAAWSVDAPASTTSTTDADAWWTQFGDPVMHQLIQSALDGNLDVKAAVERVKQAQSIETQRGAALLPELDANAQAADIRQNTPPPLGYVRQAGFGLAASWTPDVFGGERLAVLAARAQTSGRESALSDLRLALAANIASAYVDLRWAQADLRILDENEQIRSRALTLTQQRLRYGLSTQLDVARARNQLEELQSRIPRVQSTIQHQTSLIAVLSGSTPESVNGLLTNDTGAQAVKVPVPPAGVPQTLPSEALLRRPDVLTAYAGVEQRAAEVGAAKAQRYPQFRLSLNDGLLSSSYLGLPTLTDNLFSAALSATSPIFNAGRITANIGENESRMRESQLHLQQTMLLALKEIEDTRSDLVSGAAQVQRLGGAVAASSDALRLSNALYKGGASSFLDVLDAQEAYLRDAQSLNEAQREHALAAVAMYRSLGGGWEAGDAANVASAH
- a CDS encoding HlyD family secretion protein; protein product: MSTTPSTLAPDAAGSANPPRRIPWMLLAIVTVVVVVAAAASYWAFVGRFIESTDDAYVGGDVTVMAPRVNGFVTDVLVKDNQFVHANQVLIQLDSRDYDARLAQAEAEVASAQAAVTELQARKSLQLATINEQSAQVRASGAELTRSASDQTRYRELVKDDAVSNQVVERADADLLKARASVDRSNAALLAAQRQIAVLDAQIGDAQARVATAQAAQRVAALNVEYTTIRSPIDGYIGNRTARVGLLANTGVSLLTVVPASGLWVDANFKEDQLKKMRAGDSVDVSLDASNRELHGTVESLAPATGATFSVLPAENATGNFTKIVQRVPVRVRLDVPRDMQGVLRPGLSANVDVHIRSAHDDASARS
- a CDS encoding MarR family winged helix-turn-helix transcriptional regulator, translating into MESTPDDDCFAVRQAARYASQMYDRHLANVGLTITQFSILFRLRSGRWRTMRMLADEMVMDRTTLLRALRPLQRDGLVASDASTSDHRFLSLVLTDAGHARLEAAKNHWRAAQNEFEQRFGTQRSAALRRELLDMTGS
- a CDS encoding DHA2 family efflux MFS transporter permease subunit, producing MRTKVFAFVLMCVGFFMATLDIQIVASSLKDIGGGLSASQDELSWVQTSYLIAEILVIPMSGWLTRVFSTRWVFAASALGFTVTSMLCGLAWDINSMILFRCLQGALGAAMIPTVFTTAFVLFPGKQRLVASTSISALASLAPTIGPVIGGWITSQWSWQWLFYLNLVPGVLVTVLVPRFVHFDDMDLSLLKKGDYLGILLMSGFLGCLEYVLEEGPRKNWFSDHAILFCAWISAICGFLFLVHALTAKDPIVDLRALAIRNFGIGSLLSFITGIGLFCAVFLTPLFLARVRGFDSLQIGIALLSVGCFQLIALVAYSQLARFVDMRWLLVFGLICFGVGCYLYVPMTNQWGWKELLVPQALRGIGQQFAVPPIVTMALGSLPPSRLKSASGLFNLMRNLGGAIGIAVTSTMLNDRLNLHYSRLDEHVTAGRPVVESLLQSQTAHFAAVGGDALNAANAGLGSLHALLMREALVLTFSDTFYVVAACFAVGLLSVLFTHSFGNRPPPPEAH